Proteins from one Coleofasciculaceae cyanobacterium genomic window:
- a CDS encoding TetR/AcrR family transcriptional regulator, which produces MSIPPRKSTKARLIEAALDLFAERGVTETTTKAVAERARVNEVTLFRNFGNKYRLLLAVIQDSAVFAKLVHALVEQANAKDNVADFLREYARESLRTLNKAPDLVRSIVGEAGNYPRENRMALGKGLSEANRYVAEYLEQAIAAENLESNLSPEQIVNLFNFLLIGYFVIESSTEDYTYWSEQDDLLESIVTLFLQGSFTSLNSQLQVSETSIIKVKPEEVADLPASLVRSLFRKAKKTGKQEYALIYVLFGAGLSATEVLHLERLHSVVEPHQHILQINYGAERQVPLNHWVMGFRYGSTSTNPLIQWLKSRKDEQPAIFINEASNAITAAELQTTWQNLTADLLTPQGETPVIEQARKTWCVEMLMRGIELEDLSILSGINVKHLEQYAQRARNKAALELAARLDKKA; this is translated from the coding sequence ATGTCTATTCCCCCCCGAAAGTCCACCAAAGCGCGTTTGATTGAAGCTGCCCTAGATTTATTTGCCGAAAGGGGAGTGACCGAAACAACCACCAAAGCTGTTGCCGAACGCGCTCGGGTTAACGAAGTCACGCTGTTTCGTAATTTTGGCAACAAGTACCGCTTACTTTTGGCAGTGATCCAGGATTCGGCAGTATTTGCCAAGCTAGTTCATGCTTTAGTTGAGCAAGCCAATGCCAAAGATAATGTCGCCGATTTTTTGCGAGAATATGCTCGAGAAAGTCTGCGTACCCTAAATAAAGCCCCAGATTTAGTTCGTTCTATTGTGGGCGAAGCAGGTAACTATCCTAGAGAAAATAGAATGGCGTTGGGCAAAGGGTTGAGTGAAGCTAATCGCTATGTAGCAGAATATTTAGAACAAGCGATCGCAGCAGAAAATTTGGAGAGTAATTTAAGTCCCGAACAGATAGTTAACCTGTTTAATTTCTTACTAATCGGCTATTTTGTCATTGAATCGAGTACCGAGGATTATACTTATTGGTCTGAGCAAGATGATTTGTTAGAGAGCATAGTAACTTTGTTTTTACAAGGTTCTTTCACCTCATTAAACAGCCAGCTTCAAGTTAGCGAAACTAGTATTATCAAGGTTAAGCCAGAAGAAGTAGCTGATTTGCCAGCCAGCCTGGTGCGATCGCTGTTTCGCAAAGCCAAAAAAACAGGCAAACAGGAATATGCTCTAATTTACGTGTTGTTTGGGGCGGGGCTATCTGCCACAGAAGTTTTACACCTAGAGCGATTGCATTCAGTAGTCGAACCACACCAGCATATTCTACAGATCAATTATGGCGCAGAGCGACAAGTACCCCTAAATCATTGGGTGATGGGTTTTCGTTATGGCTCAACCAGTACCAATCCTTTAATTCAATGGTTGAAAAGTCGCAAGGATGAGCAGCCAGCGATTTTTATCAATGAAGCAAGCAACGCTATCACCGCAGCCGAACTACAAACTACTTGGCAAAATTTAACCGCAGATCTGTTAACTCCTCAAGGAGAGACTCCTGTAATAGAACAAGCTAGAAAAACTTGGTGTGTAGAGATGTTGATGCGAGGCATAGAATTAGAAGACTTAAGTATTCTCAGCGGAATAAATGTTAAGCATCTAGAGCAATATGCTCAAAGAGCAAGAAACAAAGCAGCATTAGAATTAGCAGCGCGTCTTGATAAGAAAGCTTGA
- a CDS encoding TIGR03792 family protein, whose amino-acid sequence MVIEWLKFRVDSKSREQFIQKDEAIWTASLATYPGFLGKEVWIDPLAPERVIFTIRWQTREQWKSIPAKDLAAIEQKFSAIMREMNINYKMTESKEFQIRKFPAK is encoded by the coding sequence ATGGTTATTGAATGGCTTAAATTTAGGGTAGATTCAAAATCGCGAGAACAGTTTATTCAAAAAGATGAGGCAATTTGGACGGCTTCTCTAGCGACTTATCCTGGATTCTTGGGTAAAGAAGTTTGGATTGACCCCTTAGCACCAGAACGAGTAATTTTTACAATCCGTTGGCAAACTCGCGAACAATGGAAGTCTATCCCTGCCAAAGATTTGGCTGCTATAGAACAAAAATTTTCTGCCATCATGAGAGAAATGAACATCAACTATAAAATGACCGAAAGTAAAGAATTTCAAATTCGTAAATTTCCCGCCAAATAA
- a CDS encoding phasin family protein, translated as MDNRNDWLRQLLMLGVGTTSLVAEKIREVSDEWVKDGKINPEQAKSFVDDFMSQLNTESGSVKQQAERQMKNMLQDLGVPRQAEMDELRGRIDRLERQLRDLENKNWR; from the coding sequence ATGGACAATCGCAACGACTGGTTAAGACAGCTATTAATGTTAGGTGTAGGCACAACTTCTTTGGTGGCGGAGAAAATTAGAGAGGTTAGTGACGAGTGGGTAAAAGATGGCAAAATTAATCCCGAGCAAGCAAAATCTTTTGTAGACGATTTTATGTCTCAGCTTAATACAGAATCAGGCAGCGTCAAACAGCAAGCTGAGCGGCAAATGAAAAATATGCTGCAAGATTTAGGAGTCCCCCGTCAGGCAGAAATGGATGAACTACGAGGACGGATCGATCGCTTGGAACGTCAATTAAGAGATCTAGAAAATAAAAATTGGCGTTAG
- a CDS encoding FHA domain-containing protein yields the protein MVSRYHVEIRKSGEDWEVINVGANGTFIDGKRVEQTKAIDGMIFCLANADPKILININLKSESNQARSDSDRKRIT from the coding sequence ATAGTATCTCGCTATCATGTTGAAATTAGAAAGTCAGGAGAAGACTGGGAAGTGATTAATGTGGGTGCTAATGGTACTTTTATTGACGGTAAACGCGTCGAGCAGACTAAAGCGATCGATGGAATGATATTTTGTCTGGCTAATGCTGACCCGAAAATTTTGATTAATATTAATCTTAAATCTGAATCAAATCAAGCTCGCTCGGATTCAGATCGAAAAAGGATAACATAA
- a CDS encoding DedA family protein — MSIELFTLDTLEELARLYGYWAVFLGIAIENMGIPLPGETIVIVGGFLSGSGELNYWLVLSSAIAGAVLGDNFGYWVGRVGGWQLLVKIGRIFRLQEQQLEQAKDRYSQNAVQAVFFGRFVTLLRIFAGPLAGITKMPYKQFLLCNFGGAAVWSTTIVSIAFFLGKAVSLEQIVSWFTQVGVASLLIVILLVLAPFIWQYGPKKLLSKD; from the coding sequence ATGTCGATTGAGCTATTTACTTTAGATACCTTAGAAGAACTTGCACGCCTTTACGGATACTGGGCAGTGTTTTTGGGGATTGCCATCGAAAATATGGGAATTCCTTTGCCTGGAGAAACTATTGTAATTGTAGGCGGTTTTTTGTCGGGAAGTGGCGAATTAAACTACTGGTTAGTTTTGAGTAGCGCGATCGCTGGCGCAGTTTTAGGAGATAATTTTGGTTACTGGGTTGGTCGAGTCGGTGGTTGGCAGCTTTTGGTGAAAATTGGGCGTATTTTTCGCCTTCAAGAGCAACAGTTAGAGCAAGCTAAAGATCGCTACAGTCAAAATGCTGTTCAAGCTGTCTTTTTTGGTCGCTTTGTTACTTTACTCAGAATATTTGCCGGCCCTTTGGCTGGTATTACCAAAATGCCCTATAAGCAATTTTTGCTTTGTAATTTTGGTGGTGCTGCGGTCTGGTCAACCACTATTGTCAGTATTGCTTTTTTCTTGGGAAAAGCAGTTTCTTTAGAGCAAATTGTGAGCTGGTTTACTCAAGTTGGCGTAGCTTCTCTGTTAATAGTAATTTTGCTGGTATTAGCTCCATTTATCTGGCAGTATGGACCCAAGAAGTTGCTATCAAAAGACTAA
- a CDS encoding Ycf34 family protein codes for MCICINCHYVDRCETYNAVETQHQQPHLTENPTFEPTEPSINVNIRTQGETIEMEWDVVGCQSFVQETGKWSKLRPGEAVPT; via the coding sequence ATGTGTATCTGTATTAACTGCCACTATGTTGACCGCTGCGAAACTTATAATGCGGTGGAGACTCAGCACCAACAACCCCATCTGACCGAAAATCCTACCTTTGAGCCAACCGAACCCAGCATTAACGTCAATATTCGGACACAAGGCGAGACTATTGAAATGGAATGGGATGTAGTCGGCTGTCAAAGCTTTGTTCAAGAAACGGGAAAATGGTCAAAACTGCGTCCAGGCGAAGCTGTTCCAACCTAA
- a CDS encoding CCA tRNA nucleotidyltransferase, with protein sequence MDVAQIKSYLAQVNFPCDLNQLPSTAYLVGGSVRDALLQRNKVPLDLDFVLPKKAIATAKGIANQYKGGFVVLDEAREIARVVFAQGTLDLARQEGSSLETDLARRDFTINAIAYNIQTQKLVDPLGGLEDLAKGSLRMVSAENLEDDPLRLLRAYRQAAQLNFTIEAETRATISDRAALLKTIAAERVQAELNYIFTAPQGNKWLVAAIEDGLLKFWLPNIDLERVKIKQLDNVAKGIKYCFESGLELPELSILAKLATLVSLDPNTAEIELTKLKYARAQIKAVTKTVKYLPQLQQLTNSMSLREQYFWFLEVKDIFPVLIARAIAMGVSLKIITPLIQRYLDPLDRIAHPKCLVTGNDLIRELNLKPSPVIGKLLTQIQIAQIEAKIFTSQQAIDFASSVLQSDRSE encoded by the coding sequence ATGGATGTAGCACAAATAAAGTCATATTTAGCGCAGGTCAATTTTCCCTGCGATTTGAATCAATTGCCGTCTACTGCTTATTTGGTGGGAGGTTCAGTACGAGATGCCTTATTGCAGCGTAATAAAGTTCCTCTAGATTTAGACTTTGTGCTGCCCAAAAAAGCGATCGCGACTGCCAAAGGGATTGCTAATCAATATAAGGGTGGTTTCGTGGTTTTAGATGAGGCAAGAGAAATTGCTAGGGTGGTGTTTGCGCAAGGTACGCTAGATTTAGCTCGACAAGAAGGATCGAGCTTAGAAACAGATTTAGCTCGACGAGATTTTACTATTAATGCGATCGCCTATAATATTCAAACACAAAAGTTAGTCGATCCCTTGGGAGGATTAGAAGATTTAGCCAAAGGTAGCTTGCGCATGGTTTCTGCTGAAAACCTTGAGGACGATCCGTTAAGATTGCTTCGGGCATATCGTCAGGCAGCACAGCTAAACTTTACCATTGAAGCCGAGACAAGAGCCACAATTAGCGATCGCGCTGCCTTATTAAAGACCATTGCTGCCGAGAGAGTTCAAGCAGAATTAAACTATATCTTTACTGCACCCCAGGGGAATAAATGGCTAGTAGCAGCTATCGAAGATGGTTTGCTCAAGTTTTGGCTGCCAAATATCGATCTTGAGCGGGTAAAAATAAAGCAGTTGGATAATGTTGCCAAAGGCATTAAATATTGTTTTGAGTCTGGTTTGGAGCTGCCTGAATTATCTATCCTGGCTAAATTAGCCACTCTAGTTTCTCTTGACCCCAACACAGCGGAAATCGAATTGACTAAACTGAAATATGCTCGCGCTCAAATCAAAGCTGTAACTAAGACGGTCAAGTACTTACCACAATTGCAGCAGCTGACTAATTCCATGAGCCTGCGGGAACAGTACTTTTGGTTTTTAGAAGTCAAGGATATTTTTCCTGTTTTGATAGCTAGAGCGATCGCCATGGGAGTATCTTTAAAAATTATCACTCCTCTGATTCAACGTTATTTAGATCCGCTGGATCGAATTGCTCACCCAAAATGTTTAGTCACAGGTAACGATTTAATCCGCGAATTAAACCTTAAACCTTCCCCCGTCATCGGTAAACTGCTGACACAAATCCAAATAGCCCAGATCGAAGCAAAAATCTTTACATCGCAACAGGCTATAGACTTTGCTAGCTCTGTCTTGCAATCTGATAGATCAGAGTAA
- a CDS encoding GTP-binding protein has protein sequence MSKKTSRQEAQLNQAHASLQQAISWYSGFRRHGGSPPDDRLQAAVRSDLKSLQNALDKLDRKAIRISTFGLVSCGKSSLINALLEKEVVTTGPLHGVTQSLTILRWNPLPELGLNAELIDTPGLDEVAGEARAIMAREIAQKSDLILFVVSGDITRTEYEALRELRNTQKPLILVFNKIDLYPDQDRHKIYRQLQQLNATHSQGNLEDIIMPHEIVMVAAKPQPIQVRTESLDGTVENTWEYPEPQIEELQSALAQILQQEGKSLLALNALVQARDAQLNIAYKTIELRQSQAQKIIDKYARYKAIAVALNPIIIVDLIGGLVADLALIRSLSKLYGLPITTYEAGNLLRRIIASSGGLLLGEFGSSLFLGVGKSGAVLTSGFDSTGAITAYLGTATLQGAIAGYGTYVIGRVAQIYLEQGCTWGEMGASTLIQEILSQVEPNTLIYRLRQELLEL, from the coding sequence GTGAGCAAAAAAACATCGAGGCAGGAAGCTCAACTAAATCAGGCTCATGCTAGCCTACAACAGGCAATTTCTTGGTATTCTGGTTTTCGCCGTCATGGCGGTTCTCCTCCAGACGATCGCCTTCAAGCCGCAGTCAGAAGCGATTTAAAATCTCTCCAAAATGCTTTAGATAAGCTAGACCGCAAGGCAATTCGTATCAGCACCTTTGGTTTGGTGAGCTGTGGTAAATCATCTTTAATTAACGCTCTGCTAGAAAAAGAAGTAGTAACCACTGGTCCACTTCACGGTGTGACGCAATCTCTGACTATTTTGCGCTGGAATCCTTTGCCAGAGCTAGGGCTAAACGCTGAGTTAATTGATACTCCTGGTTTAGATGAAGTGGCAGGAGAAGCCAGAGCGATAATGGCGCGAGAAATTGCCCAAAAATCAGACTTAATTCTGTTTGTGGTATCAGGAGATATTACTCGAACTGAGTATGAAGCTTTGCGTGAGTTGAGAAACACTCAAAAGCCTTTGATCTTGGTATTTAATAAGATCGATCTCTATCCCGATCAAGATCGTCACAAGATTTATCGACAGCTACAGCAGCTCAATGCTACCCACAGCCAAGGCAATTTAGAGGATATTATTATGCCCCACGAAATTGTTATGGTAGCTGCTAAACCTCAACCGATACAGGTTAGAACCGAATCGCTAGACGGTACTGTAGAAAATACCTGGGAATATCCAGAGCCTCAAATAGAAGAATTGCAGTCAGCTTTGGCGCAAATTTTGCAACAGGAGGGTAAATCGTTGTTAGCATTAAATGCTTTGGTACAGGCTAGAGATGCACAGCTAAACATTGCCTACAAGACAATTGAACTTCGTCAGTCCCAAGCTCAGAAAATTATTGATAAGTATGCCCGTTATAAAGCGATCGCCGTCGCTCTAAATCCGATTATTATTGTGGATTTAATTGGCGGTCTGGTAGCCGATTTAGCCCTAATTCGTTCTCTGTCTAAGCTATACGGTCTGCCAATCACTACTTACGAGGCAGGAAACTTATTGAGGCGAATTATTGCCAGTTCTGGTGGATTATTACTGGGAGAATTCGGCAGCAGCTTATTTTTAGGTGTAGGTAAAAGCGGGGCAGTTTTGACGAGCGGATTTGATAGCACAGGCGCAATTACCGCTTATTTGGGTACTGCCACCCTCCAGGGAGCGATCGCTGGATATGGAACTTACGTAATCGGTCGGGTGGCACAGATATATTTAGAACAAGGCTGCACCTGGGGCGAAATGGGGGCTTCAACCCTAATTCAAGAAATATTATCTCAAGTTGAACCGAATACGCTTATTTATCGCTTGAGACAAGAGTTATTAGAACTGTAA
- a CDS encoding HDIG domain-containing metalloprotein, protein MMKSWHSLIQKIEEWRYRYQHQGVFWWGKSSKERKSLKFTGRSSFGQSRRKNHQTNLKDFLLMLTLGIIALTSVVGYRFYNQPQLTVGKISPLTIKAPYAAEFEDTKTTLEKRKEVQTAIVPILQQNESLTAEIKSTLDSYIQSIDELRKTTAPFPFTDTEDLSLASQRYIRLCPELEFKAVLASVAQNIDSELTDQNSKSFSLEQRPDFNTGLQKAASELQKYRSKTSETEFNTLIAQITLTRYRYSQAWKKLARGKTEYLDEKESIILLDLTEKEWKATKNTILLAVERILAQGIPMGIPSNLLEQAVTAQINPDIPEETERLSSNLLLGILKPNLEEDKNATRNIAEKAAMAIDSVLVEVEQGEVIVEEGARISQADFVLLDGFKLSRRGINWRGLRQSAVFVTAIVGIFLVIQSKIYTSIRHRDYLLLCLLGISAPLLSVLEIPYTSLPAIGLLVSSFYTPTLAICEVGLVTGLVIFSNQTLGSTYLLAGVVGGLIAAIFAGRLRSREAIARLGIAVGLSQIAVYLATNLIVSASPASIWSAILPDAIVCGLFGVAWIVIAIGISPYLERFFDLITPIRLAELSNPNLPLLKRLATEAPGTFQHTMFVASLAEAAARELNCNVELVRAGTLYHDIGKMHDPLGFIENQMGGPNKHDEIDDPCISVEIIKQHVSEGLIMARKYGLPKAIRDFIPEHQGTLLIAYFYYQAKKRAEAEGTTVIESDFRYVGPVPQSREAGIMMLADGCEAALRSLRDATPKQALNTVQKIFKSRWQDSQLIDSGLGYDELPIVAEVFVRVWQQFNHKRIVYPKGALDLTFKQNKN, encoded by the coding sequence ATGATGAAAAGCTGGCATTCACTAATCCAAAAAATTGAGGAATGGCGATACAGGTATCAACACCAAGGAGTTTTTTGGTGGGGAAAAAGCTCTAAGGAAAGAAAGTCGCTTAAATTTACGGGCAGATCGAGTTTTGGGCAGTCAAGAAGAAAAAATCATCAAACCAATCTGAAAGATTTCTTACTGATGTTGACCCTGGGTATAATTGCTTTAACCAGCGTGGTTGGCTATCGATTTTACAATCAGCCACAGTTGACCGTAGGTAAAATTTCTCCCTTAACTATCAAAGCTCCTTATGCAGCGGAATTTGAAGATACTAAAACTACCTTAGAAAAACGCAAAGAAGTACAAACGGCTATTGTTCCTATTCTCCAGCAGAATGAATCATTAACAGCGGAAATCAAAAGCACGCTAGATTCATACATTCAAAGTATTGACGAACTTAGAAAAACCACGGCTCCTTTTCCTTTTACCGACACAGAAGACCTATCTTTAGCCAGTCAAAGATATATTCGTTTGTGTCCTGAATTAGAATTTAAAGCAGTTTTGGCTTCGGTAGCACAGAATATTGATTCAGAATTAACCGACCAAAATAGCAAGAGTTTTTCTTTAGAGCAAAGACCAGACTTTAATACCGGCTTGCAAAAAGCTGCTTCAGAGCTACAGAAATATCGAAGCAAAACCTCAGAAACTGAATTTAATACTCTCATCGCTCAAATTACTTTGACTCGTTATCGCTATTCTCAAGCCTGGAAAAAGCTGGCGCGGGGAAAAACTGAGTATTTAGATGAAAAAGAGTCGATCATTCTGTTAGATTTGACCGAAAAAGAGTGGAAAGCAACCAAAAATACAATTTTGCTGGCTGTCGAGCGAATTTTAGCTCAGGGAATTCCGATGGGCATTCCCTCAAACCTTTTGGAACAAGCAGTTACAGCACAGATTAATCCCGACATACCCGAGGAAACCGAGCGTTTGTCGAGTAATTTATTACTGGGAATTCTCAAGCCAAATTTAGAAGAAGACAAAAATGCTACCCGCAACATTGCCGAGAAAGCTGCCATGGCGATCGACTCGGTTTTAGTAGAAGTTGAACAGGGAGAAGTTATCGTCGAGGAGGGAGCGAGAATTTCTCAAGCAGATTTTGTACTTTTGGACGGTTTTAAACTGAGTCGGCGCGGTATTAACTGGCGAGGATTAAGACAGTCGGCAGTTTTCGTCACTGCAATTGTCGGTATATTTTTAGTCATTCAAAGCAAAATCTATACCTCGATCCGCCATCGCGACTACCTATTATTGTGTTTGCTGGGTATAAGCGCGCCTTTGTTAAGCGTTTTGGAAATTCCCTATACCAGTCTGCCAGCCATTGGATTATTGGTTAGTAGTTTTTATACTCCGACGCTGGCTATTTGTGAAGTTGGATTAGTGACTGGACTAGTAATATTTAGTAATCAAACGTTAGGGTCTACTTATCTCTTAGCAGGAGTAGTTGGCGGATTGATTGCTGCTATTTTCGCTGGAAGATTGCGATCGCGCGAAGCCATAGCTAGATTGGGCATTGCCGTGGGCTTATCTCAAATAGCCGTTTATTTAGCCACCAATTTAATTGTAAGTGCTAGTCCTGCTAGTATTTGGTCAGCAATTTTACCTGATGCCATTGTCTGTGGTTTATTTGGAGTTGCTTGGATTGTGATCGCGATCGGCATATCTCCCTATTTGGAACGCTTTTTCGATCTGATTACGCCAATTCGTTTGGCAGAACTATCTAATCCTAATTTGCCTCTACTTAAAAGATTGGCGACTGAGGCACCAGGTACGTTTCAACACACGATGTTTGTCGCTTCTCTGGCGGAAGCTGCTGCTAGAGAATTGAACTGTAATGTCGAACTGGTTAGAGCAGGAACTTTGTATCATGATATTGGCAAAATGCACGATCCTCTAGGGTTTATTGAAAACCAAATGGGTGGACCAAATAAACACGACGAAATTGACGATCCTTGCATCAGTGTCGAAATAATTAAACAGCACGTCAGTGAAGGATTGATCATGGCTCGTAAATATGGTCTGCCCAAAGCAATTCGTGATTTTATTCCCGAACATCAAGGAACTTTATTAATCGCCTATTTTTATTATCAGGCAAAAAAAAGAGCTGAGGCAGAGGGAACGACGGTAATAGAATCAGACTTTCGCTATGTTGGGCCAGTTCCTCAATCAAGAGAAGCGGGAATTATGATGCTGGCAGATGGCTGCGAGGCAGCGTTGCGATCGCTGCGAGATGCGACTCCCAAACAAGCTTTGAATACAGTACAAAAGATTTTCAAGTCTCGTTGGCAAGATAGCCAGTTAATCGATAGCGGATTGGGTTATGATGAGCTACCAATTGTTGCCGAAGTTTTTGTTCGTGTTTGGCAACAGTTTAATCACAAGCGTATTGTTTATCCCAAAGGAGCTTTAGATTTAACGTTTAAGCAAAATAAGAACTAG
- a CDS encoding ADP-ribosylglycohydrolase family protein, with protein sequence MSISTFDRFQGIWLGSVIGQALANQKGCCAQTKIINFPTQNWLVEREKIAQIVLTTENLSAKDIGQQLAILQNATSKDDRQAECGSSLLFLLSLIIFYGANLNFLSKIIAQYNLKSANSQKNAEIRIDILIWSCLLTTVLNNKFKPDINVKSIIRRTTNIAEVEKTLLIEMLEIVTEAAKSGTSLHQLTEELPSRGNSWQKAIALSWYCFTTTPNDFRLSIQRTASLEPNIAWLTAALTGTLSGAYNGISLIPWRWRAIANQNSIYRLESQIAIKLFESWLGVYSINSNCKLFNQQLYAVASPQIIQPRKALRIISQKSFLD encoded by the coding sequence ATGAGCATTAGTACTTTTGACCGATTTCAAGGAATTTGGTTGGGCAGCGTAATCGGACAAGCTTTAGCCAATCAAAAAGGCTGTTGCGCTCAAACTAAAATCATTAATTTTCCAACGCAAAACTGGCTAGTGGAGCGAGAGAAAATAGCCCAGATTGTGCTGACAACTGAAAATCTTTCAGCTAAAGACATTGGTCAACAGTTAGCCATTCTTCAAAATGCTACCAGCAAAGATGATCGGCAAGCCGAATGCGGTAGCAGTCTGCTATTTTTGTTATCTTTAATCATTTTTTATGGTGCTAATCTGAATTTTTTGAGCAAAATTATCGCTCAATATAACTTAAAGTCAGCAAATTCCCAGAAAAATGCCGAAATTAGAATAGACATATTAATATGGAGCTGTTTATTAACCACAGTTTTAAATAATAAATTTAAGCCAGATATAAACGTTAAGTCGATAATTAGACGAACAACAAATATTGCCGAGGTGGAAAAAACTTTATTGATAGAAATGCTAGAGATAGTCACGGAGGCAGCTAAAAGTGGAACAAGCCTGCATCAACTGACCGAAGAATTACCGTCAAGGGGTAATTCTTGGCAAAAGGCGATCGCTTTATCCTGGTATTGTTTTACGACAACTCCTAATGATTTCCGACTATCGATTCAAAGGACTGCCAGCCTTGAGCCAAATATAGCCTGGTTAACGGCTGCTCTTACCGGTACTTTGTCTGGAGCATATAATGGTATATCACTAATTCCCTGGAGGTGGAGGGCGATTGCAAATCAAAACTCAATTTATCGTTTAGAAAGCCAAATAGCAATAAAGTTATTTGAGTCTTGGCTAGGAGTATATTCGATAAATAGCAACTGTAAGTTATTTAATCAGCAACTTTATGCTGTCGCCTCTCCCCAGATTATTCAGCCACGCAAGGCTTTAAGGATTATTTCTCAAAAATCTTTTCTGGATTAA
- a CDS encoding YbjQ family protein — translation MLVTTTDTIQNQVIAAYLGVVTAEVVYGTNVLRDFFAGIRDTIGGRTGSYERVFEKGQQKAIDELIQRASKLNADAVIGIEIDTGTINVDEKGVLLLITATGTAVKLG, via the coding sequence ATGTTAGTTACCACAACCGATACAATTCAAAACCAAGTCATCGCAGCCTATTTAGGGGTGGTTACCGCCGAAGTGGTTTATGGTACTAACGTCCTCAGGGATTTTTTCGCTGGAATTAGGGATACCATCGGTGGGCGCACTGGAAGCTATGAAAGAGTGTTTGAAAAAGGTCAGCAAAAAGCGATTGATGAACTCATACAGCGCGCAAGTAAGTTGAATGCAGATGCAGTCATTGGTATTGAAATAGATACGGGAACAATTAATGTTGATGAGAAAGGAGTACTACTTTTAATCACCGCGACAGGAACAGCAGTTAAATTAGGCTAG
- a CDS encoding WecB/TagA/CpsF family glycosyltransferase — protein sequence MLSRDSNLPTPPTFAILNLQVHLLDNYTDWLIARLNQKLGTHVVTLNAEMTMMAEEDAALSQAIEAAELVIPDGAGIVIYMRLRGRQHQRCPGIELAESLIEQLGTSVEPNSLCFFGGTPKTAQQAAQTWQQKFPRLSILTQDGYVSGEAETKWKQILQAKQPQVILVGIGVPRQELWIKENRALCPNSIWIGVGGSLDIWAGNKARAPEWLRNNNLEWSYRLYQEPWRWRRMLSLPKFFWRSLSL from the coding sequence ATGTTGTCCAGAGATAGTAATTTGCCCACTCCCCCTACCTTTGCGATTCTCAATCTTCAAGTTCATCTACTTGATAATTATACAGATTGGCTTATAGCTAGACTGAATCAAAAACTTGGGACTCATGTTGTTACTTTAAATGCCGAAATGACCATGATGGCAGAAGAAGATGCAGCCTTGAGTCAAGCCATTGAAGCAGCCGAATTAGTTATTCCTGATGGTGCTGGTATTGTAATTTATATGCGTCTGCGGGGTCGCCAACATCAACGATGCCCTGGAATTGAACTGGCTGAATCGTTAATCGAGCAGCTGGGAACATCCGTTGAGCCAAATTCTTTATGTTTTTTCGGCGGTACTCCCAAAACTGCCCAACAAGCTGCTCAAACTTGGCAACAAAAATTTCCTCGCCTATCAATCCTGACTCAAGATGGTTATGTTTCTGGAGAAGCGGAAACAAAATGGAAGCAGATTTTACAAGCAAAACAACCTCAAGTAATTCTGGTTGGCATTGGAGTACCTCGACAAGAACTATGGATTAAGGAAAATCGCGCTTTATGTCCTAATTCGATCTGGATTGGCGTTGGCGGTAGCCTGGATATTTGGGCAGGCAACAAAGCTCGGGCGCCAGAGTGGTTAAGAAATAATAATTTAGAGTGGTCTTATCGTCTTTATCAAGAACCTTGGCGTTGGCGGAGGATGTTATCTTTGCCCAAGTTTTTCTGGCGTTCTTTGTCGCTCTAA